The genome window CCACGGCACGCGCGTGCCGTCGATGCATCTGCGCTCGCTCGCGCGCTTCCCGTTCGACTCGGTGCTCGTGCCGTACAACGTCGCGATGATGAGCCAGCCGCAATACGCCGCGGACTTCGAGGCGCTCTACACGGAGTGCCAACGCCGCGGCGTCGCGATGCAGACGATCAAGGCCGTCGCCGCGCGCCGCTGGCAGCCGGGCGAGCTGCGCACGCACAACACCTGGTACCGCCCCGTGAGCGACCCCGACGACGTCGCGCGCGCCGTGCACTGGGCGCTCTCGCGAGCGGGCGTGTTCGTGAACACCGCGAGCGACCTCGGCCTGCTCGCGCTCACGCTCGACGCCGCGGAGCGCTTCGAAGGCGCGCCTGCCGAGAGCGAGATCGCCGAAGCTTGGGCCCGCGTCGGCGCCCTGCCCCTGTTCGTGCCGGGCATGGACGACGTGCGCTAGCGCCGGCGGCCGATTCGGGCCTGGCACGAAACGGCCTTCAAGCGCGACGCGAACCGAGCCCCGAGTGGTCCGCCTGCGGTATGAACGCACACGGAGGACCGTGTCATGGCTTACGGCTACAAGCGCATCTCGGTGAAGCTCGAAGGCGGCGTCGCGTTCGCGACGATGAGCAACCCGCCGATCAACATCATCTCGATGGAGCTTGCGGGCGAGCTCGGGCAGTTCGCGCTGGAAGTCGCGAAGGACGACGCGGTGCGCGCGGTCGTACTGCGCAGCGACGACCCCGACTTCTGGCTCGCTCACTTCGACGTCGCGGCGATCATCGACTTTCCGACGGGCGGCGTGGCGCCGCTGAACCGCGAGGTGAACGACAACTTCTATCACGCGATGTGCGAGACGTACCGCACGATGCCGAAGGCGACGATCGCCGAGATCAACGGGCGCGTGGGCGGCGGCGGCAGCGAGCTCGCGATGTCGTGCGACATGCGCTTCGGCGCGCTCGGCAAGACGATCATCAACCAGCCGGAAGTCGCGCTCGGCATTCTCCCCGGCGGCACCGGCACGCAGCGCATGCCGCGATTGATCGGCCGTGGGCGCGCGCTCGAAGTGATTCTCGGCTGCGACGATCTCGACGCAGCGACCGCCGAGCGCTGGGGCTACTTGAATCGCGCGCTCGCGCCTGCGGAGCTGCGGCCATTCGTGACGAAGCTCGCGAAGCGCATCGCGAGCTTCCCGGCGCCGGCGATCGCCGCCGCGAAGCGCGCGACGCTCGCGTCCGACGCGAGCTGGGAGCGCGGGCTGATCGAGGAGAGCCACCTGTTCCAGGTGTTGTTACGGACGCCGGAGGCGCCGGTGGCGATGAAGAAGTTCATGGCGAGCGGCGGGCAGACGCGCGAGGGAGAGAATCGGCTCGGAGAGCTTTGTACGAAGCTCGGTTCGTGAGCGGGCCCTTCGAGTCGTT of Deltaproteobacteria bacterium contains these proteins:
- a CDS encoding aldo/keto reductase, whose protein sequence is MIPKIAFGRTGHQSSRIIFGAAALWNASPEQSARTLDMLLARGVNHIDVANGYGPAELRVGESMRRLRERFFLATKTGKRDYAGAWRHIERSLERLQTDQLDLIQLHNLSDDAGWQMAFSHDGALRACYEAREQGLVRFIGVTGHGTRVPSMHLRSLARFPFDSVLVPYNVAMMSQPQYAADFEALYTECQRRGVAMQTIKAVAARRWQPGELRTHNTWYRPVSDPDDVARAVHWALSRAGVFVNTASDLGLLALTLDAAERFEGAPAESEIAEAWARVGALPLFVPGMDDVR
- a CDS encoding enoyl-CoA hydratase/isomerase family protein, with the translated sequence MAYGYKRISVKLEGGVAFATMSNPPINIISMELAGELGQFALEVAKDDAVRAVVLRSDDPDFWLAHFDVAAIIDFPTGGVAPLNREVNDNFYHAMCETYRTMPKATIAEINGRVGGGGSELAMSCDMRFGALGKTIINQPEVALGILPGGTGTQRMPRLIGRGRALEVILGCDDLDAATAERWGYLNRALAPAELRPFVTKLAKRIASFPAPAIAAAKRATLASDASWERGLIEESHLFQVLLRTPEAPVAMKKFMASGGQTREGENRLGELCTKLGS